TGGAATTGTTTTATTTTTCTTATAAAAAATATTTTTTAATTATATAAATAAAAAAAGACTGAAATAAACTGTAAAAGTTTACAACAGTCTTTTTTATTAAAAAGCTAATTATTAATCTTCCCAACAATCAGCATTTTTTATTTCTGGTACATTTTTAGATTTGAATACAGGGTCTACACCTTTATCTCTTTGCTCTTGATAATCTTTAATAACAGCAAAAGCAATTTTTGAAAGGATAGCTATTGTAATTAGATTCATTGTAGCCATAAGTCCCATAAATAAATCTGCTAAGTCCCAAACAATTTGAATATGAGCTACACATCCAAATAATACCATTCCAACTACCATTATTCTATAAATAGTTAACCAACCTTTATTAGCTTTTATAAACTCTATGTTAGTTTCTCCATAGTAATAATTCCCAATTACAGAAGAAAAAGCAAAGAATAATATACAAGCAGCTATAAATATTGAACCCCAAGAACCAACTTGAGAAACTATAGCATCTTGAGTTAATTGAATTCCATTAGAACTTCCAGAAGTATAGTTTCCTGAAATTAAAATTATAAAAGCTGTACAAGAGCAAATTACTATTGTGTCTGTAAAAATTCCCAATGCTTGAACTAAACCTTGTTTTACAGGATGAGATACATCTGAAGTAGCTGCAGCATTAGGGGCACTTCCCATTCCAGCTTCATTAGAGAATAATCCTCTTCTGATTCCTTGCATTATAACAGCTCCAAATAATCCTCCAGCTACTGGTTTAAATCCAAAAGCACTACTAATAATTAAAGAAAAAATAGATGGAATAATTGCTATATTTTTCAATATTATAAATATAGCTACAAAAATATAAGCTACAGCCATAACTGGTACAAGTACTTCTGCCACACGAGCTATTCTTCTAACTCCACCAAAAATTATAACAGCTGTAACCACAGCTAAAACAATTCCAACATGTAATCTTTGAATATTAAAGGCTTTTTCAAAAGCAAATGATATTGTATTAGCTTGAACAGAGTTAAATATCAATCCATAAGTTATAGAAATAAGAATAGAGAATACAACTCCCATCCATCTTTTTCCTAAGGCCTTTTCCATATAATAAGCTGGTCCACCTCTAAAATGTTCTCCATCTTTTACTTTATAAACTTGAGCTAGAGTACATTCTATTAAACTTGAACTAGCTCCTATAAGAGCTATAAGCCACATCCAAAATACAGCCCCTGGTCCTCCAATAACTATAGCTATAGCAACACCAGCTAAGTTTCCTGTTCCTACACAAGAAGCTATTGAAATACAAAAAGCTTGGAATGATGAAATTCCATTCTTTGAACTAGAATTTTTTCCTCCTAAAAGTTTTAACATTTCTCCTATAAGTCTAATTTGAATAAATCCTGTTTTTAGTGAGAAATAGAATCCTAATACTAGAAGTAAAGCAATTAGTAAATATGAATACAACCAAGTATTAACTGTTCCCACAAAATTTGATAAAACTTCCATTTTTCCTCCTTAGTTTTTTAAAATATTGTTAAGTTTAGTTCTTTTGATAGTTCTTCTAATAAAGCAACTCCTGCTACAGAATTTCCTTTTTTATCTAATGATGGTCCAAAAACTCCTATTCCCATTTTACCAGGAACTACTGAAACAATTCCCCCTCCTACTCCACTTTTAGAAGGAATTCCAACTCTTACTGCAAATTCTCCTGAGTTATCATACATTCCACAAGTAACCATCAAAGTTTTTATTATTGTAGCTATTCTTGTACTTATAACTTGTTCTCCTGAACTTAGTTTTCCACTTCTTGCTAAAAATAATCCTATTTTAGCTAAATTTTTGGCAGTTACTTCTATTGAACATTGTTTAAAATATACATCTAAAGCATCTTCTACATTTCCTTCTATAATACCCTGACTTTTTAAGAAATAACCCATAGCTCTATTTTTATTTCCTGTTTCTGATTCTCCACAATAAATCTTATAATTTACATCTAAAGTCTCATCTTCTGTTATTTTTCTAATAAAATCTAATAATCTTTGAAATTTTTCTCTAGCGTCTCTTCCATGAATCATAGAACTTACGGCTATAGCTCCAGCATTTATTAAAGGATTGTATGGTTTTTTTCTACTTGAAGTTTCTAATTTCGTTATAGAATTAAATGGGTCTCCTGTAGGTTCCATTCCCACTTTTGAAAAAACATACTCTTCTCCATTATCTAAAATAGCTAACATTAAACTTAAAATTTTAGATATACTTTGAATAGTGAATTTTACATCATAGTCTCCAGCACCAAATTCCTCTTGATCTATATTATAAATATAAACTCCTAAAGCATCTTTTTTAGCTTTATCTAGTTCTGGAATATAATTAGCTACTTCACCTAATTTTGTTTTTCCTAGATTTTTTTTCACTAAATTCCTTAATAAATCTTCCATTTTTCCTCCAAAATATTTTTTTATGAAACTCTTTTATCATATTTTAAATATATAACCTTCTGACAAATATGTCAATAAAAATTTTAAATTATTGTTATATATTTTTTTTATAATCTAAATATTTCTTTTAGTTATTTTATTTTTTATGTTTTTTTATAGTTTTATCATAAATAAAATATATGCCTTTTTCAAATTTTGTATATAGTTCTTTTAGTTAGCTAATATCCCCATTCTAAATAAAATTTGTGTTATTATAAATATAACTGGAAAACTTATTATAGTTCTTAATATAAAAAATTTTAATGTATCCCAAAAATCAAATCCTATTTTTGAAGCAACCAATATCATTCCTGTTTCACTCAAAAAGATTAATTGAGCAAAAGATAAAGTTCCAATCAAAAATCTTGCCATTTCACTTGGTACACTTTCTATTAATAATGAAGGTAAATACATGTCTGAAAATCCAACTATCATTGATGGAGCCATAACTTCAGCTACTTTTTCTGAGAACCCAAGTAACTTTAATATTGGAACTAATGGCATTGATATTATATTAAAAATAGTCGTATGTTCTGCTATAACAAGTCCTAAAGTTCCCATAAACATTATTACAGGAATAAAAGTAATATAAAGTATCCCAACCTTTTTTATAGAATCTAATAGAATTTTAATTTCATTAGCTTTTTGAGCTGTTTCTGTAGCTTTTTTAACAGCTACAAGAACAGAAGTACTAGCTTCTTCTCCTCTAAAATCTTTTCCTAAATAATATTCATCTTTAAATTTTTTTAAAGGTAATCTTGCTATTATTATTCCAGCAATAACTGTTGAAAAAGCTATTGTAGCATAGAAAATTATAAATCTATCTGATAATCTTAATAAATCTGAAACTACTGCAGCAAATGATATTCCAACTATTGAAAATGATGTAGCTATTATTACAGCTTCTCTTTGAGTATAATATCCCTTTTGATATTGTTCATCTGTTACTACTATTCCTATTGTTCCATCTCCTAAAAATGAAGCTATGGCATCTATTGCAGCATATCCTGGAACTTTAAAAACTTTTCTCATAAATGGAGCTATTAATACTCCAATAAATTCAACAAGACCAAAAGCTGTAAGTAATGGCATTAGTAAAACCCCTACACAAAATGTTACCATTAATGATGGCAATAAATCATTTGCCATCATTCCACCTGTATTCGGGTCTAATATTATACTTGGCCCTACACCATAATGAACCATTAAAAAGAAAATTGCTCCTAATATTCTAGCTGTTCCATTTATAGGCCCACATACAAAAAATTCTTGAAAATATTTATTTTTAAAATCTCTTTTTATAAATCCTAAAATAGTTCCTAATATAGTTACACAAGATACTATAACTACTAACACTCTTATTTCTTCTATATATCCATCTATTATTATAGATTTTATATGTCCCATTAAAATAGATGATTCTTCACCAATTTTAAAAGGTGCTAAAAAGGCTAGTATTCCTAAAATAGAATAAAATAAAAATTTAAAAATTGCCATTTCTCCTCCTAATTATAAAATTATTTTTTAAAGATATCTATATTGACATCTACTGTTATTTCTAATTCTTTTAAAGAAAATAATTTTTCTATTCCCTCTTTAGGACTTCTCCACCTATATGGAGTCATGTTAAATAGACTTTTTATACTTTCATTTTCTTTTATATAAGTTTTATATTTACAATTCTTAGTTTCTATATATTCAAATATTTTTAAATCTCCTATTGGAGAATAAAAATCTTTCTTTACATTTTCATATACTACTTCTTTCATCTCAACTAAATGATTTTCTCCTGTAGATACTATTATTAAATATCCACCTTTTTTTAGACATCTCATCTTCTCTTCTGGAATAATCTTAGCAAACATACATATAATAAAATCTAAACTCTCATCCTCTAAAGGAAGATTTGAAGCACTAGCTACTATCCATTCAATGTCTTTATTTTTCTTTGAAGCCACCAAAATAGCTTCTTTTGATATATCTATACCTATTATTCTATTTTCTATTTTCCTTTCACTTAAAAATTTTTTTAATCTTTCTGTATAATATCCCTCTCCACAACCTATATCCAATATATTAATATTATTTTTTGTTAAAAGTGACATTATCGTTTCATTTACCTTTTTTGATATTCCTTGATAATAACCTTTTTCTAAAAAATTTTTTCTACTAATTACCATATCTTTATCATCACCAGGATTTTTACTATGTTTTTGATTATCTAATAATAAATTTACATATCCTGATTTAGATATATCATAAGTATGATTATTTTTACAAGAATAACTTTTTCCATTTTTTATTAATTTTTCTTTACATTTTGGACAAATTTTGATTTCTTCCATTATTTTTATCCCTCTAAAATCTCTTTTATTTTTTTATTTAATAATTTATATCCTTCTGGACTTAAATGAACTCCATCAGCACTATATTTATTATCTATTATTCCCTCTTCATTTAAAAATAAATTATGTATCATTAATTTTTCTACAAACATTTGATTTCTCAATAAAAAATTTAAGTTTTTTATTTTTTTATTTTTGTCCTTATACATTGTTGGCAATACAGACACTAAAATAATTTTTCTAAATCTTTCCTTTAATATATCTATTATTTTTAATAAATTATTAAAGATTTTTTCAGAAGGAATATCCCCTAATATATCATTAACTCCTATCATTAAAACTACTGTATCGCCTTTTATATCTTTTCTATCTTCAAGAAGCCATAATACATCTCTAGAATAAAATCCCGGAACTCCATAATTTTTTACATTTGGATAATTATTCCAAGCAGTTATACTATCACCTAAAAAAATTACCTCTTCCATATTTTCTCCTTAAGATAAGTTTTATTTTTAGAAATCAATCTATTATACCACATAATCCATTATTTGTCCTCTAATATTTTTCATTAACTTCATTTTTATGTAATTTTATTGACACATAAAATACATATTAATCTGATAAAATGCCTTTTAAAATTTTTGTTGGATATTTCTATTCTTTATGATAAAATATCTAGTATTTTATACAAAAATTTATGTGGAGATGATTTTTAAATGAAAAAAAATAAAGCTATCTTTTTAGATAGAGATGGTACTATCAATATTGATAAAGATTATATGTATCGTATTGAAGATTTTGAGTTTGAACCTAAAGCAGATGAAGCTTTAAAAATTTTAAATGATTTAGGATATATTCTTATTGTAGTAACTAATCAATCTGGTATTGCTAGGGGATATTATACTGAGCAAGATGTTCAAACTCTTCATGAAAATCTTTCAAAAATTTTGAAAGAAAAAAATATAAATATATCTAAATTTTATTATTGTCCTCATCAT
This DNA window, taken from Fusobacterium perfoetens ATCC 29250, encodes the following:
- the gmhB gene encoding D-glycero-beta-D-manno-heptose 1,7-bisphosphate 7-phosphatase, with the protein product MKKNKAIFLDRDGTINIDKDYMYRIEDFEFEPKADEALKILNDLGYILIVVTNQSGIARGYYTEQDVQTLHENLSKILKEKNINISKFYYCPHHPTKGIGEYKLDCFCRKPYPGMILKGIEEFNIDPSLSFMIGDKLSDVEAGLKANVTSVILKTRNDIDFSSLSENILIFDSLYDFAINLKKLNNN
- a CDS encoding alanine/glycine:cation symporter family protein, which produces MEVLSNFVGTVNTWLYSYLLIALLLVLGFYFSLKTGFIQIRLIGEMLKLLGGKNSSSKNGISSFQAFCISIASCVGTGNLAGVAIAIVIGGPGAVFWMWLIALIGASSSLIECTLAQVYKVKDGEHFRGGPAYYMEKALGKRWMGVVFSILISITYGLIFNSVQANTISFAFEKAFNIQRLHVGIVLAVVTAVIIFGGVRRIARVAEVLVPVMAVAYIFVAIFIILKNIAIIPSIFSLIISSAFGFKPVAGGLFGAVIMQGIRRGLFSNEAGMGSAPNAAATSDVSHPVKQGLVQALGIFTDTIVICSCTAFIILISGNYTSGSSNGIQLTQDAIVSQVGSWGSIFIAACILFFAFSSVIGNYYYGETNIEFIKANKGWLTIYRIMVVGMVLFGCVAHIQIVWDLADLFMGLMATMNLITIAILSKIAFAVIKDYQEQRDKGVDPVFKSKNVPEIKNADCWED
- the glsA gene encoding glutaminase A, with the translated sequence MEDLLRNLVKKNLGKTKLGEVANYIPELDKAKKDALGVYIYNIDQEEFGAGDYDVKFTIQSISKILSLMLAILDNGEEYVFSKVGMEPTGDPFNSITKLETSSRKKPYNPLINAGAIAVSSMIHGRDAREKFQRLLDFIRKITEDETLDVNYKIYCGESETGNKNRAMGYFLKSQGIIEGNVEDALDVYFKQCSIEVTAKNLAKIGLFLARSGKLSSGEQVISTRIATIIKTLMVTCGMYDNSGEFAVRVGIPSKSGVGGGIVSVVPGKMGIGVFGPSLDKKGNSVAGVALLEELSKELNLTIF
- a CDS encoding methyltransferase domain-containing protein codes for the protein MEEIKICPKCKEKLIKNGKSYSCKNNHTYDISKSGYVNLLLDNQKHSKNPGDDKDMVISRKNFLEKGYYQGISKKVNETIMSLLTKNNINILDIGCGEGYYTERLKKFLSERKIENRIIGIDISKEAILVASKKNKDIEWIVASASNLPLEDESLDFIICMFAKIIPEEKMRCLKKGGYLIIVSTGENHLVEMKEVVYENVKKDFYSPIGDLKIFEYIETKNCKYKTYIKENESIKSLFNMTPYRWRSPKEGIEKLFSLKELEITVDVNIDIFKK
- a CDS encoding YjiH family protein, yielding MAIFKFLFYSILGILAFLAPFKIGEESSILMGHIKSIIIDGYIEEIRVLVVIVSCVTILGTILGFIKRDFKNKYFQEFFVCGPINGTARILGAIFFLMVHYGVGPSIILDPNTGGMMANDLLPSLMVTFCVGVLLMPLLTAFGLVEFIGVLIAPFMRKVFKVPGYAAIDAIASFLGDGTIGIVVTDEQYQKGYYTQREAVIIATSFSIVGISFAAVVSDLLRLSDRFIIFYATIAFSTVIAGIIIARLPLKKFKDEYYLGKDFRGEEASTSVLVAVKKATETAQKANEIKILLDSIKKVGILYITFIPVIMFMGTLGLVIAEHTTIFNIISMPLVPILKLLGFSEKVAEVMAPSMIVGFSDMYLPSLLIESVPSEMARFLIGTLSFAQLIFLSETGMILVASKIGFDFWDTLKFFILRTIISFPVIFIITQILFRMGILAN
- a CDS encoding GDSL-type esterase/lipase family protein produces the protein MEEVIFLGDSITAWNNYPNVKNYGVPGFYSRDVLWLLEDRKDIKGDTVVLMIGVNDILGDIPSEKIFNNLLKIIDILKERFRKIILVSVLPTMYKDKNKKIKNLNFLLRNQMFVEKLMIHNLFLNEEGIIDNKYSADGVHLSPEGYKLLNKKIKEILEG